A single region of the Syntrophotaleaceae bacterium genome encodes:
- the fdhF gene encoding formate dehydrogenase subunit alpha, which produces MLTVTIDGQAVEMPAGSTILQAAEKVGIEIPTLCYLEMEKKFSEQAAACRVCVVEVEGRRNLAPACATPLMQGMVVKTDTPRVVEARKTVINLMLSDHPLDCLTCEKAGACKLQDLCYKYGIEETMFPGQQNDFPLDETNQFYVRNLNKCVACRRCVQVCTGFQNTNAIGFGNRGFTVHPVAPFDKGMDESTCVSCGNCVSVCPVGALMPKSKEKFRAWEVSRTRTTCSYCGVGCQMDLVTKGNKVVGVEPANGASNDGLLCVKGKFGFNFINHPDRLKKPLIRKNDTLVEASWDEALDLIADKVRKTRAEFGSDALAGLTSARVTNEENYLFQKLVRAGFGTNNVDHCARLUHSSTVAGLATTLGSGAMTNSINELVDSNVIFITGSNTTESHPVVGAKVRQAKKKGAKIIVAEPRRIDLAADADIFLQITPGTNIALYNGIMSHIISEGLQAAEYIKERTENYDELVKTVADFTPEKAAQVCGVSAEDIKAAARLYAGAEKGSIVYCMGVTQHSSGTEGVMTLSNLALLCGNIGIESGGINPLRGQNNVQGACDMGGLPGTYPGYQSVANPDIKAKFEKAWGVELSDKVGLTLTEIVHKAGHGDIKLLYIMGENPMVSDPDLAHVEEALKGTEFLVVQDIFLTETAQLADVVLPAASFAEKDGTFSNTERRVQMVRKAIEPIGGCKSDWQILAELLQRLGIKANYSCAEEIFSEIRTVTPSYAGISYQRLNELGSLQWPCPTEDHLGTRFLHSGKCARGLGLFRPAVFKPSAELPCEEYPLVMTTGRVLYHYHTRTMTGKVDGLNRMSPESFVEIHPDRAAKLGVKDGEKVAVATRRGRVEVTAKLTDKLKESVVFMPFHFAEGAANTLTNPVVDPIAKIPEYKSCAARIEKI; this is translated from the coding sequence GTGTTGACTGTAACGATTGACGGCCAGGCAGTCGAAATGCCGGCCGGCAGCACGATCCTTCAGGCAGCCGAGAAGGTCGGTATCGAGATTCCGACACTGTGCTACCTGGAAATGGAAAAGAAATTCAGCGAGCAGGCCGCCGCCTGCCGCGTCTGCGTGGTTGAGGTGGAAGGCCGCCGCAACCTGGCTCCCGCCTGCGCCACTCCTCTGATGCAGGGGATGGTGGTCAAGACTGATACCCCCCGGGTTGTCGAGGCGCGGAAGACGGTTATCAACCTGATGCTGTCCGACCATCCCCTCGACTGTCTGACCTGCGAAAAAGCCGGCGCCTGCAAACTGCAGGATCTCTGCTACAAGTACGGCATCGAGGAAACCATGTTTCCCGGCCAGCAGAACGATTTTCCGCTGGACGAAACCAATCAGTTTTATGTGCGCAACCTGAATAAATGCGTGGCCTGCCGCCGCTGCGTTCAAGTCTGCACCGGCTTTCAGAACACCAATGCCATCGGTTTCGGCAACCGCGGCTTCACCGTGCATCCAGTCGCCCCCTTCGACAAAGGGATGGACGAGTCCACCTGCGTTTCCTGCGGCAACTGCGTATCGGTCTGCCCGGTCGGCGCCCTGATGCCGAAAAGCAAGGAAAAGTTCCGTGCCTGGGAAGTGTCCAGAACCCGGACGACCTGTTCCTACTGCGGCGTTGGCTGCCAGATGGACCTTGTCACCAAGGGGAACAAGGTGGTTGGTGTTGAGCCGGCCAACGGTGCTTCCAACGACGGCCTGCTCTGCGTCAAGGGCAAGTTCGGCTTCAACTTCATCAACCATCCCGACCGCCTGAAAAAACCGTTGATCAGGAAAAATGACACCCTTGTCGAGGCAAGCTGGGATGAGGCTCTCGATCTCATCGCCGACAAGGTCAGGAAAACCAGGGCGGAATTCGGCAGCGACGCTCTCGCCGGCCTGACTTCGGCCCGGGTGACCAACGAAGAGAACTACCTTTTCCAGAAGCTGGTGCGCGCGGGGTTCGGCACGAACAATGTCGATCACTGCGCCCGATTATGACACTCCTCCACTGTTGCCGGTCTGGCAACGACGCTTGGCAGTGGCGCAATGACCAACAGCATCAACGAGTTGGTTGACAGCAACGTCATTTTTATCACCGGTTCCAATACCACCGAATCCCATCCGGTCGTGGGCGCGAAAGTCCGTCAGGCTAAAAAGAAAGGCGCGAAAATTATTGTTGCCGAGCCTCGGAGAATCGATCTGGCCGCCGATGCGGATATCTTCCTGCAGATCACTCCGGGCACCAATATCGCCCTGTATAACGGCATCATGAGCCATATCATCAGTGAAGGGCTCCAGGCTGCCGAGTACATCAAGGAACGTACCGAGAACTACGACGAACTGGTCAAAACCGTCGCCGACTTCACTCCGGAAAAAGCGGCCCAGGTCTGCGGGGTCAGTGCTGAAGACATCAAGGCCGCCGCTCGGCTCTATGCAGGTGCGGAAAAAGGTTCGATCGTCTACTGCATGGGGGTCACCCAGCATTCCAGTGGGACCGAAGGGGTCATGACCCTCTCGAACCTCGCTCTGCTCTGCGGCAACATCGGCATCGAGTCGGGTGGTATCAACCCGCTTCGCGGGCAGAACAACGTCCAGGGCGCTTGCGACATGGGCGGTCTGCCCGGCACCTACCCCGGCTATCAGAGCGTGGCGAACCCCGATATCAAGGCCAAGTTCGAAAAGGCGTGGGGGGTTGAACTGTCTGACAAGGTCGGTCTGACCCTGACCGAAATCGTCCACAAGGCCGGTCATGGGGACATCAAGCTCCTGTACATTATGGGCGAGAACCCGATGGTATCCGACCCGGACCTTGCCCATGTCGAAGAAGCTCTGAAGGGTACCGAGTTCCTGGTGGTTCAGGATATCTTCCTCACCGAAACGGCGCAGTTGGCCGATGTGGTTCTGCCGGCCGCATCCTTCGCCGAAAAGGACGGGACTTTTTCCAACACCGAACGGCGGGTGCAGATGGTACGCAAAGCCATCGAACCCATTGGCGGCTGCAAATCCGACTGGCAGATTCTGGCGGAGCTTCTGCAGCGCCTCGGCATCAAGGCCAACTATTCCTGCGCCGAGGAGATCTTCAGCGAAATCCGCACGGTAACGCCTTCTTATGCCGGGATCAGCTACCAGCGCCTGAACGAACTGGGCAGCTTGCAGTGGCCCTGCCCGACAGAAGACCACCTCGGCACGAGATTCCTGCACTCCGGCAAGTGCGCCCGTGGCTTGGGGCTTTTCCGTCCGGCGGTTTTCAAGCCCAGTGCCGAACTGCCTTGTGAGGAATATCCCCTGGTCATGACCACGGGCCGGGTCCTCTATCACTATCATACCCGGACCATGACCGGCAAAGTGGATGGCCTGAACAGGATGTCTCCCGAGTCCTTCGTTGAAATTCACCCTGACAGAGCCGCTAAGCTCGGGGTGAAAGATGGGGAAAAGGTGGCCGTCGCCACCCGGCGCGGTCGGGTCGAGGTGACTGCCAAGCTGACGGACAAGCTCAAGGAAAGTGTGGTCTTCATGCCATTCCATTTTGCTGAAGGAGCGGCCAACACCTTGACCAACCCTGTCGTCGATCCGATCGCAAAAATCCCTGAATATAAATCCTGTGCGGCCCGGATAGAAAAGATCTGA
- a CDS encoding NADH-ubiquinone oxidoreductase-F iron-sulfur binding region domain-containing protein, which produces MMGSGGMIVMDEDDCMVSIAKFFLDFTMDETCGKCTPCRIGSKRIYETLDKITKGLATDDDVDKLKMLAANVKDTALCGLGQTMPNPVLSTMRVFEDEYRAHVRDKKCPAGVCTDLLEFVVVPEKCVGCTLCARVCPVNCISGKAKEVHVIDQAACIKCGACLDKCKFDAIIKR; this is translated from the coding sequence ATGATGGGTTCGGGCGGCATGATCGTCATGGACGAGGACGACTGCATGGTCTCCATCGCCAAGTTCTTCCTCGACTTCACCATGGACGAGACCTGCGGCAAATGTACGCCCTGCCGCATCGGTTCCAAGCGCATCTATGAGACCCTGGACAAGATCACCAAGGGTCTGGCCACCGACGACGACGTCGACAAACTGAAGATGCTGGCCGCCAATGTCAAGGACACCGCTCTGTGCGGTCTCGGTCAGACCATGCCCAACCCGGTTCTGTCGACCATGCGCGTGTTCGAAGACGAGTACCGCGCCCACGTCCGCGACAAGAAGTGCCCGGCCGGCGTGTGTACCGACCTGCTGGAGTTCGTCGTGGTGCCCGAGAAGTGCGTCGGCTGTACGCTGTGCGCCAGGGTCTGCCCGGTGAACTGCATCAGCGGCAAGGCGAAGGAAGTACACGTGATCGATCAGGCCGCCTGTATCAAGTGCGGCGCCTGCCTCGACAAGTGTAAGTTCGACGCCATCATCAAGAGATAA
- a CDS encoding SLBB domain-containing protein has protein sequence MAIKRLQIAIAQAKEMGVLGNNIFGTNFSFDIELKYGAGAFVCGEETALINSMEGNRGEPYTKPPFPAEAGYWDKPTIVNNVETLAAIPAILVKGADWFNKIGTETSKGTKVFALAGKINNVGLIEVPMGITLKEVIFEVGGGVENGKEFKAVQTGGPSGAR, from the coding sequence CTGGCCATCAAACGCCTGCAGATCGCCATCGCTCAGGCCAAAGAGATGGGCGTTCTGGGCAACAACATCTTCGGCACCAACTTCAGCTTCGACATCGAACTGAAGTACGGCGCCGGCGCCTTCGTCTGTGGCGAAGAGACCGCGCTGATCAACTCCATGGAAGGCAACCGCGGCGAGCCTTACACCAAGCCTCCTTTCCCGGCTGAAGCCGGTTACTGGGACAAGCCGACCATTGTCAACAACGTCGAGACTCTGGCCGCTATTCCCGCCATCCTGGTCAAGGGCGCCGACTGGTTCAACAAGATCGGCACCGAGACCTCCAAGGGCACCAAGGTGTTCGCCCTGGCCGGCAAGATCAACAACGTCGGTCTGATCGAAGTTCCGATGGGCATCACCCTGAAAGAAGTCATTTTCGAAGTCGGCGGCGGCGTGGAAAACGGCAAGGAGTTCAAGGCCGTGCAGACCGGCGGACCCTCCGGCGCGCGCTGA